One segment of Rubripirellula amarantea DNA contains the following:
- a CDS encoding NUDIX hydrolase, which yields MSNKKPGSMLPREFKTLAKESVYRSARVELQHHKVELPDGNIVDDWAYVLASDAVLLVCQRNDGKFLVLRHHKYAISDCVHGPVGGAVDRDESPIDAAKRELLEETGMQAAWWRCLGESVLDPNRYVGRVHCYLVRELTRVHDQPLAPDCENPDLVWVTEQELREIAIKESSVASWKLAFLLAIESLRDTESV from the coding sequence ATGTCGAATAAGAAACCAGGGTCGATGCTTCCTCGCGAGTTCAAGACGCTCGCGAAAGAGTCTGTCTATCGCAGCGCGCGTGTTGAACTGCAGCATCACAAGGTAGAACTGCCCGATGGCAACATCGTCGACGATTGGGCATATGTGCTCGCTTCGGACGCGGTGCTTTTGGTTTGCCAGCGCAACGACGGAAAGTTTTTAGTTCTACGCCATCACAAGTACGCGATATCGGATTGCGTTCACGGGCCCGTTGGCGGTGCTGTTGATCGAGATGAAAGTCCGATTGATGCCGCCAAACGAGAATTGTTAGAGGAAACCGGAATGCAGGCCGCGTGGTGGCGATGTCTGGGGGAAAGTGTGCTGGACCCGAATCGCTACGTTGGCCGAGTTCATTGTTACCTCGTTCGCGAGCTTACTCGAGTTCACGATCAGCCTCTTGCACCGGATTGCGAAAACCCCGATCTGGTTTGGGTGACGGAGCAAGAGCTTCGTGAAATCGCCATCAAAGAGTCCTCGGTCGCGTCATGGAAGCTCGCCTTTTTGTTGGCAATCGAAAGTCTACGCGACACAGAATCGGTTTGA
- a CDS encoding NAD-dependent epimerase/dehydratase family protein: MKRTILVAGGGGFIGGHLAKELLKDPNNHVRVVDIKPQDQWYFVHEGAENRVGDLANMDVAQASCEGVHDVYNLAADMGGMGFIENNKALCMLTVLINTNLLVAARDHGIEKYFYASSACVYNADKQRDPNVTALKEEDAYPAMPEDGYGWEKLFSERMCRHFREDFGLHTRVARFHNVYGPYGTWEGGREKAPAAVCRKVIQAKTSGDHKIEIWGDGKQTRSFMYIDDCVYGILKIMNSDIIEPINLGSDELVTINGLVDIVEDIADIKLQRDYNLSAPKGVNGRNSDNTMIQRELGWAPGIRLRDGMQRTYDWIYEEYTAKYPTAVKA, translated from the coding sequence ATGAAACGAACGATTCTTGTTGCCGGCGGCGGAGGGTTTATTGGTGGGCACCTCGCGAAAGAACTGCTCAAAGATCCAAACAACCACGTCCGCGTTGTTGATATCAAGCCTCAGGACCAATGGTACTTCGTTCATGAAGGCGCCGAAAATCGTGTGGGTGATTTAGCGAACATGGATGTCGCCCAAGCTTCATGCGAGGGAGTTCACGATGTCTATAACCTTGCCGCTGATATGGGCGGGATGGGGTTCATCGAGAACAACAAGGCATTGTGCATGTTGACGGTCTTGATCAATACGAACCTATTGGTCGCCGCACGAGACCACGGCATCGAAAAGTACTTTTACGCTAGTTCAGCTTGCGTCTACAACGCAGACAAACAACGTGATCCCAACGTGACGGCACTCAAGGAAGAAGATGCATATCCCGCAATGCCAGAAGATGGCTACGGTTGGGAAAAGTTGTTTTCCGAGCGGATGTGCCGACACTTTCGCGAAGACTTTGGTCTTCACACTCGTGTTGCCCGATTCCACAACGTTTATGGCCCCTATGGAACCTGGGAAGGTGGCCGCGAGAAAGCACCTGCTGCGGTTTGTCGAAAGGTCATCCAAGCAAAGACATCTGGCGATCACAAGATCGAGATCTGGGGCGACGGAAAGCAAACTCGCAGCTTCATGTACATCGACGATTGCGTTTATGGCATCCTCAAGATCATGAACAGCGACATCATCGAGCCGATTAACCTTGGCTCGGACGAACTTGTCACGATCAATGGTCTCGTCGACATCGTGGAGGACATCGCCGACATCAAGCTTCAACGCGACTACAACCTTTCGGCACCGAAGGGCGTCAACGGACGCAACAGCGACAATACGATGATTCAACGTGAACTCGGCTGGGCCCCAGGTATTCGGCTGCGTGATGGCATGCAACGCACGTATGACTGGATCTACGAAGAATACACGGCAAAGTACCCTACGGCCGTTAAGGCGTAA
- a CDS encoding FeoA family protein: MSATLTPATSLMTLDQLAPGQSARIIRIEGVDGISSRLREMGFIAGELVQYIRRAPFKGPVNCGVAGARIAVRDGEARRVEVEVVG, encoded by the coding sequence ATGTCGGCCACCCTGACCCCCGCCACTTCGTTGATGACCTTGGACCAATTGGCTCCGGGACAATCAGCCCGAATCATCCGCATTGAAGGGGTCGACGGTATTTCGTCACGCCTTCGTGAGATGGGTTTCATTGCTGGCGAATTGGTCCAGTACATCCGTCGGGCACCGTTCAAGGGCCCAGTGAACTGCGGCGTCGCGGGTGCCCGCATTGCTGTTCGCGACGGCGAAGCCAGACGCGTTGAAGTCGAAGTGGTCGGTTAA
- a CDS encoding secretin N-terminal domain-containing protein — translation MVHQRHVVLGILVISVWMIPDLASAQSPASAAQIQKIQVPPQEASEIATRMGLLYRDVSGVQISSDSRNGQLIVMAPPSLHAKIADDVRTWMQSDARKRAASNQSDDYVHLLRNITAAQFETQFKQITSAPPAVTRSRSGEQAVFRLSSGMLIGSTVQVDRQVGTVTVIASVSKMEGWKKLIAMMDASVSKPNETTSLLRLHNAEPAPIQRAIRLITEMNQRNRRAESNVKRSPFQNAVFQQDAAGGQAEPDNGNRDAGQPADGETPEGGAGLIGDTQIEFVPELGTIIIKGAERDVQRVMEVIKQIEAQSEVTKPDVEVVQLQHADSNAVATLLSQLYEDVLAARQGSVSITSLDEPNALLLIGRTEAIKSLLELIQKIDQPIADENRLRVFRLQHASALDAEQTIRDFFTDRPGEGDDIRPGLGTRVRILADYRTNSLIISASPRDLSEVEKLINNLDVQEIASQSQIKVFQLNNALAEDLAPVIQDAINGEGEGDDTNQTAPSTTLSIVTLDPNGSNILDSGILSGAVVTADTGANAIVVRAPTASMALIGELIRQLDRAPGIDSLVKVFTIENGDALQLTTALQDLFGQDASTAGTSVGAGNLAGLPSSTAGADSSLVPLRFSTDQRTNSIVASGSAEDLEVVESILLRLDSQGFAERITEVIWLRHQAAADVAAALQAYVQQRTQTVNTIQQFQQGLGPFDLPDRDLIVVAEPVTNSVLLSVAPRLYEDVRRLIDRLDRRPPMVMIKVVLAEVALGDTFEVGGEVGLQDALVYDRGIAADSFGPAPSVPGFNYNGSSPSFTTTNPGNGYRSGNVAGRGVSNFGVGTTNSALGYGGLVLSAASDSVSLLLRTLQEANRLQVLSRPHVMTVDNTEAAVQVGRQVARIRDVTQNVQGSLVSTEDIQVGLILRIRPRVGADGLIVMDVDAERSQRDQNNGTPIPAGDGTVVIVDDIVTTNAQSTVAAFSGQTVVFGGLIQKTRSNFSRRVPIIADIPIIGNLFKYDQETEDRSELLIFLTPMLVTGEEDLEYVKQVESSRMSWCLADVVEMHGDVGLSGGYGLWGPATGGTIYPDMQPTVDDIIIHDDYSVDSYSVDPQTMQSYPQGTYPQGTYPQGSYPQGMPSIPGGSYYPEVAPSIQSPPYQAPTMDLPAPNAPVVPALPIEPSEVRVPSQQFSPQASNSVQQPSAVLDSIKLSEPNLQVSWQDMIGASSDATSLPSYALPATSTATKPSRMPTSTSK, via the coding sequence ATGGTCCATCAACGACACGTCGTATTAGGCATCCTCGTAATTAGCGTGTGGATGATTCCTGACTTGGCATCGGCTCAATCGCCCGCCAGCGCGGCGCAAATTCAAAAGATCCAAGTGCCCCCTCAGGAAGCATCGGAGATCGCTACGCGAATGGGATTGCTCTACCGAGATGTCTCAGGGGTTCAGATCTCGTCTGATTCGCGGAATGGCCAGCTCATCGTGATGGCTCCGCCGTCGCTGCACGCGAAGATCGCCGACGATGTTCGAACCTGGATGCAATCGGATGCTCGCAAGAGAGCGGCTAGCAATCAATCAGACGACTACGTGCACTTGCTTCGCAATATCACAGCGGCGCAGTTCGAAACACAATTTAAGCAAATCACCTCGGCGCCACCGGCGGTCACGCGTTCGCGGTCGGGTGAGCAAGCCGTCTTTCGATTGTCCAGCGGTATGTTGATCGGTTCCACGGTGCAGGTTGACCGACAAGTTGGAACGGTGACCGTGATTGCATCGGTCAGCAAGATGGAAGGCTGGAAAAAGCTGATTGCCATGATGGACGCCAGCGTAAGCAAACCCAATGAAACGACAAGTCTCTTGCGTTTGCACAACGCCGAACCGGCTCCGATTCAACGGGCGATTCGTTTGATCACGGAAATGAACCAGCGTAACCGACGAGCCGAATCGAACGTAAAACGTTCGCCCTTTCAAAACGCGGTGTTTCAACAGGACGCAGCCGGTGGCCAAGCCGAACCGGATAATGGCAATCGAGATGCGGGTCAGCCAGCCGACGGCGAAACACCCGAGGGTGGTGCCGGGCTAATCGGCGACACTCAAATCGAATTTGTGCCTGAATTGGGAACGATCATCATCAAAGGTGCCGAACGTGACGTGCAACGCGTCATGGAAGTCATCAAGCAGATCGAAGCACAAAGCGAGGTTACCAAGCCGGATGTCGAGGTGGTGCAGTTGCAGCACGCTGATTCCAATGCGGTCGCAACATTGCTGAGCCAACTCTATGAAGACGTTTTGGCAGCACGTCAAGGAAGTGTCAGTATCACGTCGCTTGACGAGCCGAATGCACTGCTATTGATCGGACGGACCGAAGCGATCAAGAGTTTGTTGGAACTGATCCAAAAGATTGACCAACCCATTGCTGATGAAAACCGGTTGCGAGTGTTTCGTTTGCAGCACGCATCGGCGCTTGATGCCGAGCAAACCATTCGTGACTTCTTCACCGATCGACCCGGCGAAGGAGACGATATACGACCAGGGTTGGGCACACGCGTTCGAATCTTGGCGGATTACCGCACCAATTCACTGATCATCAGTGCGAGCCCACGCGACTTGTCCGAAGTCGAGAAGCTGATCAACAACTTGGATGTTCAAGAGATTGCATCGCAAAGTCAGATCAAAGTCTTCCAACTCAACAACGCGCTTGCCGAAGACTTGGCACCCGTCATTCAAGACGCGATCAACGGTGAAGGCGAAGGCGATGATACGAATCAAACCGCACCTTCGACCACTTTGTCAATCGTTACTCTTGATCCTAATGGGTCCAATATTCTCGACTCAGGCATCCTGTCTGGGGCTGTTGTGACGGCCGATACAGGGGCGAACGCGATTGTAGTTCGAGCTCCGACGGCAAGCATGGCGTTGATTGGCGAATTGATTCGTCAACTCGACCGGGCACCGGGAATTGATTCCCTCGTCAAGGTGTTCACGATTGAAAATGGTGACGCCTTGCAATTGACCACTGCGTTACAGGATTTGTTCGGCCAGGATGCTTCTACCGCCGGAACCAGCGTTGGTGCTGGGAATCTTGCCGGGTTGCCGTCCTCGACCGCCGGAGCGGATTCATCCTTAGTCCCGCTTCGCTTTAGCACCGATCAGCGAACGAACAGCATTGTTGCGAGCGGTAGTGCCGAGGACCTTGAAGTGGTCGAAAGTATTTTGCTGCGTTTGGATAGCCAAGGGTTTGCTGAGCGAATCACAGAGGTGATTTGGCTTCGGCACCAAGCTGCCGCTGATGTTGCCGCGGCATTGCAAGCCTATGTGCAACAGCGGACTCAGACCGTCAATACGATCCAGCAGTTTCAGCAAGGGCTCGGCCCATTCGATTTGCCAGATCGCGATTTGATCGTGGTTGCCGAACCGGTAACCAACAGCGTACTGCTAAGTGTTGCACCGCGTTTGTACGAAGATGTTCGACGTTTGATCGACCGTCTCGACCGTCGTCCACCGATGGTGATGATCAAGGTCGTGCTCGCGGAAGTCGCCCTAGGTGACACGTTCGAAGTGGGTGGCGAAGTCGGCCTGCAAGATGCATTGGTTTATGACCGCGGCATTGCTGCAGATAGCTTTGGACCCGCACCCAGTGTTCCAGGATTCAATTACAACGGTTCCAGCCCTAGCTTCACAACGACCAACCCTGGCAATGGATACCGCAGCGGTAACGTGGCAGGCCGCGGTGTGAGTAACTTCGGCGTGGGAACAACCAACTCGGCTCTCGGGTACGGTGGTTTGGTGCTTAGTGCCGCTAGCGACTCGGTAAGTTTGCTGTTGCGTACGCTTCAAGAAGCCAATCGCTTGCAGGTGCTAAGCCGTCCGCATGTGATGACAGTCGACAACACCGAGGCCGCCGTGCAAGTCGGTCGCCAAGTCGCACGGATTCGCGATGTGACGCAAAATGTGCAGGGTTCACTCGTTTCGACCGAAGACATCCAAGTCGGTTTGATCCTACGGATTCGACCTCGCGTCGGTGCCGATGGACTTATCGTTATGGATGTTGATGCCGAGCGATCACAGCGAGACCAGAACAACGGAACGCCCATCCCGGCGGGCGACGGAACGGTCGTGATCGTCGATGACATTGTCACGACCAACGCGCAATCCACCGTCGCTGCATTTAGCGGCCAAACGGTTGTCTTCGGTGGACTGATTCAAAAGACGCGGTCCAACTTCAGTCGTCGCGTTCCGATCATCGCTGACATTCCCATCATCGGGAATCTGTTCAAGTACGACCAAGAAACGGAAGACCGAAGCGAATTGTTGATCTTCTTGACACCAATGCTTGTTACCGGTGAAGAAGACCTTGAATACGTCAAGCAGGTCGAATCGAGCCGTATGAGTTGGTGTTTGGCCGACGTCGTTGAAATGCACGGGGACGTTGGACTCAGCGGTGGCTACGGTCTTTGGGGACCAGCGACCGGTGGCACCATCTATCCTGACATGCAACCAACGGTCGACGACATCATCATCCACGATGACTACTCGGTTGACTCTTACTCGGTCGATCCACAAACGATGCAAAGTTACCCGCAGGGCACCTACCCCCAAGGAACATACCCTCAGGGTTCGTATCCCCAGGGAATGCCAAGCATCCCAGGCGGTTCGTACTATCCGGAAGTGGCACCTTCGATCCAGTCGCCTCCTTATCAGGCACCCACGATGGATCTGCCAGCACCTAACGCTCCCGTGGTTCCGGCATTACCGATCGAGCCTTCGGAAGTACGTGTTCCGAGTCAACAATTTTCGCCCCAGGCGAGTAACTCCGTTCAGCAGCCTTCGGCTGTGCTTGATTCGATCAAGTTGTCCGAGCCCAATCTGCAAGTCAGTTGGCAGGACATGATCGGCGCCTCGTCGGACGCGACTTCACTACCCTCGTACGCTCTTCCCGCAACATCGACAGCGACGAAGCCTAGTCGTATGCCAACCAGCACATCCAAGTAA
- a CDS encoding helix-turn-helix domain-containing protein, translating to MRYAFRLAELLGHTPDRRKRPGTIKSIVEHTGLDRHQVASLLKNEAKYIPLDALSRICDYLIDHGYATADQLPGALFAVNAENFWELLARRGEIEIVLGVRENPDAVSPDSATVVASDAVLFGELLNGVSTLGGAAKHKGPVEGEDGPTAVPMPDRLQQTLVWSPGQVSLEDARARAGEVFEGFVDAQGDRGLVCIGSVKSNPVAELVFADAFGCTPFVTEDDVDDVSARSCPFFLRYRDSDPQPGGASAGTRLSKNEDAPEPGFYYEKDDGTWAYAGGKKSDSALVFYLFREALGRLDMVLSGFSGRATRLLAKTLAIRGEEFWPPVYEEDGLQIGAYLVQYENTENKPSRDDLLFNSGGAAEIMPLSREAIAKRIARR from the coding sequence ATGAGATACGCCTTCCGACTCGCGGAATTGCTTGGCCACACCCCGGACCGCCGAAAGCGACCGGGGACGATTAAATCGATTGTCGAACACACCGGTTTGGATCGTCACCAAGTGGCTTCTTTGCTTAAGAACGAAGCGAAGTACATCCCCTTGGATGCGCTTTCGCGAATTTGTGACTATTTGATTGATCATGGGTACGCGACCGCTGACCAATTGCCCGGCGCCTTGTTTGCGGTCAACGCCGAAAACTTTTGGGAGCTTTTAGCTCGTCGTGGCGAAATCGAAATCGTTCTAGGCGTCCGCGAGAATCCGGATGCCGTTTCGCCGGACAGCGCCACCGTGGTCGCCAGTGACGCGGTGCTCTTTGGTGAATTGCTTAACGGTGTATCAACACTTGGTGGTGCTGCTAAACACAAGGGCCCGGTTGAGGGTGAAGACGGTCCCACGGCCGTTCCAATGCCCGATCGTTTGCAGCAAACCTTAGTGTGGAGCCCCGGCCAAGTATCGCTTGAAGATGCTCGTGCTCGAGCGGGCGAAGTCTTTGAAGGTTTCGTTGACGCGCAAGGTGACCGTGGACTCGTTTGCATCGGAAGTGTGAAGAGCAACCCAGTCGCTGAGTTAGTCTTCGCTGATGCGTTTGGATGCACTCCATTTGTGACCGAAGATGATGTCGACGATGTATCAGCACGATCGTGTCCGTTCTTTCTTCGATACCGGGACAGCGATCCGCAACCAGGCGGGGCGTCCGCTGGTACTCGGCTCAGCAAGAACGAAGACGCACCGGAGCCAGGTTTCTACTACGAGAAGGACGACGGCACCTGGGCTTACGCCGGTGGTAAGAAATCCGACTCGGCATTGGTGTTCTATCTCTTCCGCGAAGCACTCGGTCGACTCGACATGGTGTTGAGCGGTTTCTCGGGTCGGGCCACTCGTTTGCTCGCTAAGACGCTGGCGATTCGCGGCGAAGAATTCTGGCCGCCGGTCTACGAAGAAGATGGTCTGCAAATTGGTGCGTACTTGGTTCAGTACGAAAACACCGAAAACAAACCTAGCCGTGATGATCTGCTGTTCAATTCCGGTGGTGCCGCAGAGATCATGCCTCTTTCGCGAGAAGCGATCGCTAAACGTATCGCCCGTCGATAG
- a CDS encoding dihydroorotase, which yields MSRTLIRNVSAVLPGSTVLSNVLLENGKILDVAADTHASADELIDGSGLHLLPGVIDDQVHFREPGLTHKEDLSTASHACAAGGTTSFLEMPNTQPPAVTMEGVKAKEQLAADKSLVNYGFYIGATPDNVEELRKATDVPGIKIFIGSSTGNLLVDSQEALERIFAETTLPLCAHCEDEATVRANAERLSGTTDIADHSRIRDHKAAVIATKRAIDLATRHKHRFHVLHVSTADELDLLRDTAPYLTAEICLHHVFFNVDDYPRLGSRIQMNPSIKTAADNAGLWQGLLDGTIQVIATDHAPHTLEEKAQPYPQSPSGLPAVENSLALMLNQVVAGKCSLQQVASWMSDAPARVWGIIGKGRIEAGYDADLVLVDLDESRTVRDEEQHTKTKWSPWHGETLTGWPVTTMVGGSVVWSKQSGFNESHRGAKLRFDHSRGGYWNTPDGIGT from the coding sequence ATGTCACGCACCCTTATCCGCAACGTTTCAGCCGTTTTGCCCGGCTCCACGGTCCTTTCCAATGTCCTCCTGGAAAATGGCAAGATCCTCGACGTGGCGGCCGACACACATGCGTCGGCCGACGAGTTGATTGACGGCAGCGGACTGCACTTGTTGCCAGGAGTGATCGATGACCAAGTTCATTTTCGCGAACCCGGTCTGACTCATAAAGAAGATCTTTCAACAGCCTCCCACGCCTGCGCTGCTGGTGGGACAACGTCGTTCTTGGAGATGCCCAACACCCAACCACCGGCTGTCACGATGGAAGGCGTGAAGGCAAAAGAGCAACTCGCCGCTGACAAGTCGCTTGTTAACTACGGCTTCTACATCGGTGCCACGCCTGACAACGTCGAAGAACTTCGTAAAGCAACGGATGTCCCCGGTATCAAGATTTTCATCGGCAGCAGCACTGGCAATCTCCTGGTCGATTCCCAAGAAGCACTCGAACGCATCTTTGCCGAAACCACGCTTCCCCTATGCGCGCACTGCGAAGACGAAGCCACCGTGCGAGCCAACGCGGAACGACTTAGCGGAACCACTGACATCGCAGACCACTCCCGGATTCGCGATCACAAAGCAGCGGTCATTGCTACCAAGCGAGCCATCGACTTGGCGACGCGACATAAGCACCGATTTCATGTGCTGCATGTATCCACCGCTGATGAACTTGATCTGCTGCGTGACACGGCTCCCTACCTGACTGCTGAAATTTGTTTGCATCACGTTTTCTTTAATGTTGACGATTACCCCCGGCTGGGAAGTCGCATTCAGATGAACCCGTCAATCAAGACAGCAGCCGACAATGCAGGCTTATGGCAAGGCCTACTCGACGGCACGATCCAGGTCATCGCGACTGACCACGCACCGCACACGCTCGAAGAAAAAGCACAGCCCTATCCGCAAAGCCCATCGGGTTTGCCCGCTGTCGAAAACTCGTTGGCCTTGATGCTCAATCAGGTCGTTGCGGGCAAGTGTTCTTTGCAGCAAGTTGCCTCTTGGATGAGTGACGCACCGGCACGAGTCTGGGGCATCATCGGCAAGGGCCGAATCGAAGCCGGCTACGATGCCGACTTGGTGCTGGTGGACCTCGACGAATCTCGCACGGTTCGCGACGAAGAACAACATACGAAAACAAAATGGAGTCCTTGGCACGGAGAAACCCTTACCGGGTGGCCTGTCACCACAATGGTCGGCGGCTCGGTCGTGTGGAGCAAACAATCGGGATTCAATGAATCTCACCGCGGCGCAAAACTTCGATTCGACCACTCGCGCGGTGGCTATTGGAATACACCGGATGGGATTGGAACCTAA
- the feoB gene encoding ferrous iron transport protein B translates to MSSASYESSSPTHSTADDFHYRVALVGNPNTGKSTLFNALAGLNVRTGNYPGVTIEKKVGHCHVPTTDGRSLLIDLIDLPGTYSLAPRSPDELVAVEVLTGEVPGEPEVDLIVCVVNATMLRRNLFLVSQILELGKPVVLALNMIDAATSRGLSIDIEQLSLTLGIPVIATSASKRTGILELKREIAASCERAMDGERLQRSQALPASFVTAVDELQAAIATHISDSDDQPSRFLVQRALIDQGGAAESAITKRLGSEFGQRLSRIRQDLKMSVKESGGIDLIDRECEARYDWAARTLNGVTELKSSRGSSWTDRIDAMLTHRWLGLIGFLLIMLAVFQSIYSFASIPMDLIDGATGWASDLISSVMPPGMLRSLIVDGVIAGVGGVLIFLPQIALLFLFLAILEDCGYMARAAFVVDRIMSAFGLSGKSFLPLMSSFACAVPGVMATRVIESPRDRLATIMVAPLMSCSARLPVYLLLIGAFVPATAWLGGWVSLPALVLMAMYCVGIVVAIPVAWILKKTLLRGEASPFVLELPEYKWPSLRVVFARVWQASVAFVVRAGTLIFAASILIWFAGYWPGDHTRQFELQSQLESGIGNADEIETQLQAESAHLIENSALGMTGHAIEPLVKPLGWDWKIGVGAVASFPAREVIIATLGTIYSLGGEEDEEGLIGAMRAAKHPDGSPVYTLPVALSIMVFFALCAQCVSTLLVIRRETNSWFWPILSFTYMTVLAYVGALVTYQTFSRLL, encoded by the coding sequence ATGTCGTCGGCATCGTACGAATCTTCATCGCCGACCCACTCTACCGCTGACGACTTTCATTACCGCGTTGCGCTGGTGGGAAATCCCAACACTGGCAAAAGCACGCTGTTCAACGCGTTGGCGGGACTCAATGTTCGCACGGGCAACTATCCGGGTGTGACAATTGAAAAGAAGGTGGGTCACTGCCATGTTCCCACAACGGACGGGCGATCACTGCTGATTGACCTGATTGATTTGCCAGGCACTTATTCGCTGGCTCCGCGATCACCCGACGAGTTGGTCGCAGTGGAAGTTTTGACCGGCGAAGTTCCGGGTGAGCCCGAAGTCGACCTGATCGTTTGCGTGGTCAACGCGACGATGCTGCGACGCAATTTGTTCCTGGTTAGCCAAATCCTCGAACTGGGCAAGCCTGTTGTTCTGGCACTGAACATGATCGACGCGGCAACCTCCCGCGGGTTGTCAATCGACATCGAGCAATTGTCTCTGACGCTCGGCATCCCGGTGATCGCGACTTCAGCGTCTAAGCGAACGGGAATTTTGGAACTGAAAAGAGAAATCGCCGCTAGTTGCGAACGCGCGATGGACGGCGAGCGTCTTCAACGCTCGCAAGCATTGCCCGCGTCGTTTGTCACTGCTGTAGACGAACTGCAGGCCGCGATAGCGACTCACATCTCGGACTCCGACGATCAACCAAGTCGCTTCTTAGTTCAACGAGCGTTGATTGACCAAGGCGGAGCAGCAGAATCAGCGATCACCAAACGCCTGGGCAGCGAATTCGGGCAACGACTCAGTCGCATTCGCCAGGACTTGAAGATGTCCGTCAAAGAGAGCGGCGGCATTGACCTGATCGATCGAGAATGCGAAGCCCGCTATGACTGGGCAGCACGCACGTTGAATGGGGTGACAGAGCTGAAGTCGTCGCGAGGTTCATCATGGACCGATCGTATTGATGCGATGCTAACGCACCGATGGTTGGGATTGATCGGCTTCCTGTTGATCATGCTGGCGGTCTTTCAGTCCATCTATTCGTTTGCCTCGATCCCGATGGACTTGATCGACGGCGCCACGGGCTGGGCCTCGGACCTTATCAGCAGCGTGATGCCGCCTGGAATGTTGCGAAGCCTGATCGTCGACGGTGTGATCGCGGGCGTGGGCGGCGTCTTGATCTTCCTGCCACAAATCGCACTGTTGTTTTTGTTCTTGGCGATCTTGGAAGACTGCGGATACATGGCACGGGCCGCTTTTGTCGTCGACCGAATCATGTCGGCCTTTGGATTAAGCGGTAAATCGTTCCTACCGCTGATGAGTTCGTTTGCTTGTGCGGTTCCCGGCGTGATGGCAACTCGAGTGATTGAGAGTCCGCGAGATCGCCTGGCGACAATCATGGTGGCTCCGTTGATGAGCTGCAGTGCTCGGCTACCGGTGTACTTGCTGTTGATAGGAGCCTTCGTTCCAGCCACCGCTTGGCTTGGTGGCTGGGTGTCGTTACCCGCATTGGTTTTGATGGCGATGTACTGCGTCGGCATCGTCGTGGCCATTCCGGTGGCATGGATCCTGAAGAAGACGTTGCTAAGAGGTGAAGCGTCGCCGTTCGTCCTGGAGTTGCCTGAATACAAATGGCCGTCACTTCGAGTCGTTTTTGCGAGAGTCTGGCAGGCGAGCGTTGCTTTCGTTGTTCGCGCCGGCACGCTGATCTTTGCTGCTTCGATCTTGATCTGGTTTGCTGGTTATTGGCCAGGCGATCATACACGCCAGTTTGAACTGCAGAGTCAACTGGAATCGGGCATCGGAAACGCTGACGAAATCGAGACTCAATTGCAGGCCGAAAGCGCTCACTTAATTGAGAATAGTGCGTTGGGCATGACGGGTCATGCGATCGAACCCCTGGTCAAACCACTGGGTTGGGACTGGAAAATCGGAGTCGGTGCGGTGGCTAGCTTTCCGGCTCGGGAAGTGATCATTGCCACGCTGGGAACCATCTATTCGCTTGGCGGTGAAGAAGACGAAGAAGGCCTAATCGGTGCGATGCGCGCGGCCAAGCATCCCGACGGGTCACCCGTGTACACCTTGCCGGTGGCACTCTCGATCATGGTGTTCTTTGCCTTGTGTGCACAATGCGTTAGCACCTTGTTGGTGATCCGGCGTGAGACGAATTCATGGTTTTGGCCTATTCTTAGCTTCACTTACATGACCGTTCTGGCTTACGTTGGAGCGTTGGTGACCTATCAAACCTTTTCGCGGTTATTGTGA